In Rhodothermus profundi, the genomic stretch CCATATGGTACCGAGATGTCAAAATCAACATCGTAGACACGCCGGGCCACGCCGACTTTGGCGGCGAAGTGGAGCGTACGCTGCGCATGGTGGACGGCATCATGCTCCTGGTTGACGCGGCCGAAGGTCCGCTACCCCAGACGCGCTTTGTGCTTTCAAAGGCCCTGGCCCTGAAGCTGCCCGCTATTGTTGTGATCAATAAAATCGACCGCAAGGATGCCCGTCCCCGTCAGGTACTCGACGAAATCTATGACCTGTTTATCGATCTGGATGCTACCGAAGACCAGCTCGACTTCCCGGTGCTCTATACCGTGGCCAAGGAAGGCCGCTGCACGCACGACCCCGATGCCCCCCTGACCGACCTGCGCCCCCTCTTCGAAGCTATTCTGGCCCACATTCCGCCGCCGCAGGGTGACCCGAACGCTCCCCTCCAGATGCTGGTCACACACGTGCAACCAGATCCCTATCGCGGCCCGCTCGCTATTGGCCGCATCGTGCAGGGCACGCTTCGCAACCGTCAGCAGGTGCTGTGCTGCCACCGAGACGGCCGCCGCACAGCCGCCTCAGTAACAGCTCTGTTTGAATTTGAAGGATTGCAGCGCGTCGAAACCGAACAGGCCGGTCCGGGCGCCATTGTGGCAGTAGCCGGCATGCAGGGCATTGGCCTGGGGGAGTCCATTACCGACGCCGACCATCCCCAGCCGCTACCGCCTCTCCATATCGACGAGCCGACGCTCTCCATGGAGTTCCGCGTCAACGACGGCCCCTTTGCCGGACGCGAAGGGCAGTACGTAACCTCACGTCACCTGCGCGAGCGCCTCTTCAAAGAAGCGGCCAATAACCTCGCCCTGCGCGTTGAAGCGACCGACTCTCCCGATGTGTTTCTTGTCTATGGTCGAGGCGAACTGCAGCTTGCCATTCTCATTGAGCAGTTGCGCCGGGAAGGCTACGAATTCACGGTGGGCCAGCCGCGTGTACTTACGCGTCAGATCGACGGCCAGCTTCACGAACCCTTTGAGCGCGTGCTCATCGACGTGCCTGAGGCATATATGGGGGTCGTGGTCCAGAAGCTGGGCATGCGTCGCGGGGTGCTCACAAAAATGATCAACCATGGCACAGGACGCGTCCGCCTTGAGTTTGAGATGCCCGCTCGTGGACTGATCGGCTACCGCAGCGAATTTCTGACCGACACGAAGGGGACCGGTTTGCTGCATCATCTCTTTGACGGCTACCGACCATGGGCCGGTCCCATCACGCATCGGGCTACAGGCGCGCTGGTAGCCGACCGTCCCGGACGCGTAACAGCCTACGCCATGCTGCATCTGCAAGAACGCGGCGAGCTGTTTGTAGAGCCTGGTGACGAAGTGTACGCGGGCATGATCGTCGGGGAACACTGCCGGGAAGGCGATCTGGAAGTGAACATCACCCGGGAAAAGAGGCTCACCAAC encodes the following:
- the typA gene encoding translational GTPase TypA; the protein is MSYPLRNIAIVAHVDHGKTTLVDAMLWQSGIFRANQDVQERVLDSLDLEREKGITIMAKNTAIWYRDVKINIVDTPGHADFGGEVERTLRMVDGIMLLVDAAEGPLPQTRFVLSKALALKLPAIVVINKIDRKDARPRQVLDEIYDLFIDLDATEDQLDFPVLYTVAKEGRCTHDPDAPLTDLRPLFEAILAHIPPPQGDPNAPLQMLVTHVQPDPYRGPLAIGRIVQGTLRNRQQVLCCHRDGRRTAASVTALFEFEGLQRVETEQAGPGAIVAVAGMQGIGLGESITDADHPQPLPPLHIDEPTLSMEFRVNDGPFAGREGQYVTSRHLRERLFKEAANNLALRVEATDSPDVFLVYGRGELQLAILIEQLRREGYEFTVGQPRVLTRQIDGQLHEPFERVLIDVPEAYMGVVVQKLGMRRGVLTKMINHGTGRVRLEFEMPARGLIGYRSEFLTDTKGTGLLHHLFDGYRPWAGPITHRATGALVADRPGRVTAYAMLHLQERGELFVEPGDEVYAGMIVGEHCREGDLEVNITREKRLTNMRAATAEGFEKLVPPRKLSLEEAIEFIREDELIEVTPRAIRLRKRYLDPHERKRQALRQRETS